One window from the genome of Candidatus Didemnitutus sp. encodes:
- a CDS encoding DNA adenine methylase, with product MADFPPDFELPKPRPVVSWAGGKGKLLQHILPLIPKHTCYVEVFGGSLAVFLSKQPSDIEVVNDINGELVSFYRCCKFHLDALLDELDLVLNSRREFEDYCAQPGLTEIQRAARWFIRNKLSFAGHGEHFTITRTTPHTSRAQRLIAIRALNRRLDRTSIENRTWELMLKAYDSSESFFFLDPPYPEAGGKCYGGWDEVTVERFCTEVKALHGQWLFTFKDCDQVRDLMAGYTFHTIDRARGIANNTGAKKAARYLEIVITSEKAPRRELRKGKTA from the coding sequence ATGGCCGACTTTCCTCCAGACTTCGAGCTGCCGAAGCCGCGCCCGGTCGTCTCCTGGGCGGGTGGCAAAGGGAAGCTGCTGCAGCACATCCTGCCGCTGATTCCGAAGCATACGTGCTACGTCGAAGTCTTCGGTGGATCGCTCGCGGTGTTCCTCTCGAAGCAGCCGAGCGACATCGAGGTCGTGAACGACATCAATGGCGAGCTGGTCTCGTTCTATCGCTGCTGCAAGTTCCACCTCGACGCGCTCCTGGATGAATTGGATCTAGTGCTCAACTCGCGTCGCGAGTTCGAGGATTACTGCGCGCAGCCAGGATTGACGGAGATCCAACGCGCGGCGCGCTGGTTCATCCGCAACAAGCTCTCGTTTGCCGGTCACGGCGAACATTTCACGATCACGCGCACGACGCCGCACACTTCCCGCGCGCAGCGTCTCATCGCGATTCGCGCGCTGAACCGTCGCCTCGATCGCACGTCGATCGAGAACCGCACGTGGGAGCTGATGCTGAAGGCCTACGACTCGAGCGAGTCGTTCTTCTTCCTTGATCCGCCGTATCCCGAGGCGGGCGGCAAATGCTACGGCGGCTGGGACGAGGTGACGGTCGAGCGCTTCTGCACCGAGGTGAAGGCGCTGCACGGTCAGTGGCTCTTCACCTTCAAGGACTGCGACCAGGTGCGCGATCTGATGGCGGGCTACACGTTCCACACGATCGACCGCGCGCGCGGCATCGCGAACAACACCGGCGCAAAGAAGGCCGCGCGCTATCTCGAGATCGTCATCACGAGCGAGAAAGCCCCGCGTCGCGAGCTACGGAAAGGGAAGACCGCATGA